One window from the genome of Chaetodon trifascialis isolate fChaTrf1 chromosome 20, fChaTrf1.hap1, whole genome shotgun sequence encodes:
- the gdnfa gene encoding glial cell line-derived neurotrophic factor, whose product MKLWDVLATCLLLLSSVATRPLYQNTQPAKRTYFPSSYSDSAPLSVEDKEPTFQREDHNLQEISMEDQYDIAGPYPEQFDDVMDFIEATIGRLRRSSEPGGGSKGRREQRQRGAVNTRAEERGHGDRRRGRGRGGSRGGKGGRGEKGKERISVQTRGCLLKEVHLNVTDLGLGYQTKEELIFRYCSGPCAEAETNYDKILNNLTHNKKLDKDTPSRTCCRPIAFDDDLSFLDDNVVYHTLKKHSARKCGCV is encoded by the exons ATGAAGTTATGGGATGTTTTGGccacgtgtttgttgctcctgAGCTCTGTCGCTACACGGCCTCTCTACCAAAACACTCAGCCAGCCAAGAGGACTTATTTTCCCAGCAGCTACAGTGATTCTGCGCCCCTGTCTGTGGAGGACAAAGAGCCAACGTTCCAGCGCGAAGACCACAACCTGCAGGAGATCTCGATGGAGGATCAAT ATGACATTGCAGGTCCTTATCCAGAGCAGTTTGATGATGTAATGGATTTTATCGAGGCAACCATTGGCAGACTCCGAAGATCGTCAGAGCCCGGAGGAGGCTCCAAGGGACGGAgggagcagaggcagaggggagCAGTAAACACGAGAGCCGAGGAGAGAGGACATGGCGACAGGAGGCGGGGTCGCGGGCGAGGGGGGAGTCGAGGTGGGAAAGGAGGACGAGGCgagaaggggaaggagaggatATCAGTGCAGACTCGAGGCTGCTTGCTAAAGGAGGTCCACCTCAATGTGACAGACTTGGGGTTGGGCTACCAGACTAAAGAGGAACTGATTTTCCGGTACTGCAGTGGCCCCTGCGCGGAAGCAGAGACGAACTACGACAAGATCCTCAACAACCTCACACACAACAAGAAGCTGGACAAGGACACGCCCTCTCGCACCTGCTGTCGACCAATCGCCTTCGATGATGACTTATCTTTCTTGGACGATAATGTAGTGTATCACACGCTGAAGAAGCATTCGGCCAGGAAGTGTGGCTGTGTCTGA